One Drechmeria coniospora strain ARSEF 6962 chromosome 01, whole genome shotgun sequence genomic region harbors:
- a CDS encoding ribokinase, translated as MARPRITVLGSLNMDLVSYVPHHPLPGETLTSSHFATSPGGKGANQAVACAKLSRSSSLADPSADVAMLGAVGADAYGPVLTSSLVSYGVDVAGVQVRDATSTGVAVIIVDEPSGQNRIILSPEANHALRPTDFAALPSPRPDLLIMQLEIPLDTVLQALATAKAANVPVLLNPAPAQALPDAAYRGLTHLVVNETEAALLSGSDESVLDDLSGLERIGALFVDKGVTNVIITLGGRGVYYRTSSGKSALLPALKANVVDTTAAGDTFVGSYALAAVRAGTAEFDVDTAVKAANRASAITVSRKGAQVSIPWKDELE; from the coding sequence ATGGCGCGCCCCCGCATCACCGTTCTCGGCTCCTTGAACATGGACCTCGTCTCGTACGTGCCGCATCACCCGTTGCCCGGCGAGACGCTCACCTCGAGCCACTTTGCCACCTCGCCCGGCGGCAAGGGTGCCAACCAGGCGGTCGCCTGCGCCAAGCTCTCGCGTTCCTCATCCCTCGCCGACCCCTCCGCCGACGTTGCCAtgctcggtgccgtcggcgccgatgcctACGGTCCCGTCCTCACATCGAGCCTTGTCTCCTACGGCGttgacgtcgccggcgtccagGTCCGCGACGCCACCAGCACGGGCGTagccgtcatcatcgtcgatgAACCCTCGGGCCAGAACCGCATCATCCTCTCCCCCGAGGCCAACCATGCTCTGCGTCCCACCGACTTCGccgccctcccctccccgCGGCCCGACCTCCTCATCATGCAGCTCGAGATCCCTCTCGACACCGTCCTGCAGGCCCTCGCCACTGCCAAGGCCGCCAACGTCCCCGTCCTCCTCAACCCAGCTCCCGCCCAGGCGCTCCCCGATGCCGCCTACCGCGGTCTCAcccacctcgtcgtcaacgagaccgaggccgcCTTGCTCTCCGGCTCCGACGAGTCCGTCCTCGATGACCTCTCCGGCCTCGAACGCATTGGCGCCCTCTTTGTCGACAAGGGTGTCACAAACGTCATCATCAcactcggcggccgcggcgtctACTACCGCACCAGCTCCGGCAAGAGCGCGCTGCTGCCGGCCCTCAAGGCCAACGTCGTCGAtaccaccgccgccggcgacacCTTTGTCGGGTCCTATGCGCTTGCAGCCGTTCGCGCTGGCACGGCCGAGTTTGACGTTGAcaccgccgtcaaggccgccaaTCGCGCTTCCGCCATTACCGTTTCTAGAAAAGGAGCTCAAGTGTCTATTCCGTGGAAGGATGAACTAGAATAG
- a CDS encoding GRF zinc finger domain containing protein, whose translation MNKPYEQAMESFLSRPKRKHEPEADSCRDDEEGDEPTEVKLALLSSLHPVVGQDTLLDVLLAHDGSVRLASAALQTRPESRKRDGIVGHQTSLKQYALPSDAASPATKKPKVKKGRTLHLYDPEDIAEHTPCTIVHNFLPAEDADRLLRELLEEAKTFEKITFKLFDNVVSSPHTSSFFVESGDAMQQQKADYYYNGSKLTASFRDIRRITPELQRVKPIVQEAVNNEVAERIKTRYPGGKKLKYQSPHVWVPNSAFVNCYGGGQESVGWHSDQLTYLGPRAIIGSISLGVAREFRVRRVLPKDKEKSTEGDGSGSGGSNTAADADAEGQISIHLPHNSLLVMHAEMQEEWKHCIAPAASIDPHPIAGNKRINITYRDYRRNMHPRRTPRCGCRVPCVLRVVQRTKENFGKYFWMCHASNVPGKAGCSFFQWANFTDDGDPILTAGSEQVGPMRSWTEPSKRSSLHRTDSSPTVPSQATREQINMAEKLSFPAASAAVLEPHLPPRRKESAVTMNGLPFVTLTFATSLDSTLSLAPGLRTRLSGAESKAMTHYLRSRHDAILVGVSTVLADDPGLNCRIAGAATQPRPIVLDPHLRWTPHRDHKILEVSRRDAGLAPFVLTGVAASAIPEESAALLREHGGKYIHLTPSRRDHDRTRFDWRHILVALRDEGLSSVMVEGGGTVINTLLAPVHHELVDSVIVTVAPTWLGQGGVVVSPERVTDQAGSPVPAARLSGVSWHPFGEDMVLCGSLRA comes from the exons ATGAACAAGCCGTACGAACAAGCCATGGAGTCGTTCCTGTCGAGGCCAAAGAGAAAACATGAACCGGAAGCGGATTCATGCCGTGATGATGAAGAGGGTGACGAACCCACCGAAGTCAAGCTCGCTCTCTTATCGTCACTGCACCCCGTCGTTGGGCAAGACACCCTCCTGGACGTGTTGCTGGCCCATGACGGATCGGTTCGACTAGCTTCGGCTGCGCTTCAGACTCGGCCAGAGAGCAGGAAGAGGGATGGCATTGTTGGCCATCAAACATCACTGAAACAATACGCGCTTCCCAGCGATGCGGCCTCGCCAGCAACGAAGAAACCGAAAGTGAAAAAGGGCAGGACCCTTCACCTGTACGACCCCGAAGACATAGCGGAGCATACGCCTTGCACGATTGTGCACAATTTCCTGCCTGCCGAGGATGCGGATAGGTTATTGAGAGAGCTTCTAGAAGAGGCAAAGACATTTGAGAAGATCACCTTCAAGTTGTTCGACAATGTCGTGTCCAGCCCACATACGTCGAGCTTCTtcgtcgagagcggcgaTGCGATGCAGCAGCAAAAAGCCGACTACTACTATAACGGCTCCAAACTGACGGCAAGCTTCCGC GACATTCGACGAATCACGCCCGAATTGCAGAGAGTCAAGCCGATTGTGCAGGAGGCGGTCAACAACGAGGTAGCGGAGAGAATCAAGACTCGCTACCCCGGCGGCAAAAAGCTCAAGTACCAGTCCCCTCACGTCTGGGTTCCCAACTCGGCCTTTGTAAACTGCTACGGCGGCGGGCAGGAAAGCGTCGGATGGCACAGTGATCAGCTCACATACCTCGGCCCTCGCGCCATCATCGGGTCCATCTCGCTAGGCGTGGCCCGCGAGTTTCGCGTGCGTCGCGTCCTCCCAAAAGACAAGGAAAAGAGTACAGAGGGTgacggctccggctccggcggcagcaacacggcggccgacgcggatGCCGAGGGCCAGATCTCGATCCACCTGCCGCACAACTCGTTGCTGGTGATGCACGCCGAGATGCAGGAGGAGTGGAAGCACTGCATCGCACCGGCAGCGTCCATAGACCCACACCCGATCGCGGGCAACAAACGCATCAACATCACGTACCGCGACTACCGGCGGAATATGCACCCTCGACGGACGCCGCGATGTGGATGTCGCGTTCCTTGCGTGCTGCGCGTTGTGCAGCGAACGAAGGAAAACTTTGGAAAGTATTTTTGGATGTGCCACGCCAGCAACGTACCAGGCAAGGCTGGATGCTCATTTTTCCAATGGGCCAATTTCACCGATGACGGGGATCCGATTCTGACAGCTGGGAGCGAGCAAGTCGGC CCTATGCGCAGTTGGACAGAGCCATCGAAACGCTCGAGTCTGCATCGAACCGATTCCAGTCCCACGGTGCCATcgcaggcgacgagggaaCAGATCAACATGGCGGAGAAGCTTTCATtccccgccgcctcggccgcagtCCTCGAGCCTCATCTGCCCCCTCGGAGGAAGGAGTCCGCGGTAACGATGAATGGCCTGCCCTTTGTGACGCTGACGTTTGCGACATCTCTCGACTCGACGCTGTCACTCGCGCCCGGCCTCCGCACCCGTCTATCGGGCGCCGAGTCCAAGGCCATGACACACTACTTGCGGTCCCGTCacgacgccatcctcgtcggcgtctcgacggtcctcgccgacgacccaGGACTGAACTgccgcatcgccggcgccgcgacCCAACCGCGTCCCATCGTCCTGGACCCACACCTTCGTTGGACACCGCACCGCGACCACAAGATCTTGGAGGTGTCTCGCCGCGATGCCGGTCTGGCCCCCTTTGTTCTCACCGGCGTCGCAGCGTCGGCAATCCCAGAGGAGAGCGCTGCGCTGTTGCGGGAGCATGGGGGCAAGTATATTCACCTGACGCCAAGTCGTCGTGACCATGATCGAACGCGCTTTGACTGGCGACACATCTTGGTGGCGCTGCGAGACGAGGGTTTATCGAGCGTCatggtcgagggcggcggcaccgtcatcaACACCTTGCTCGCCCCAGTACACCATGAGTTGGTCGACTCGGTTATTGTCACGGTGGCACCCACCTGGCTGGGTcagggcggcgtcgtcgtctcgcccgAAAGAGTCACCGATCAAGCCGGGAGCCCTGTGCCGGCTGCGAGGCTCTCCGGCGTTTCATGGCATCCGTTTGGCGAGGACATGGTGCTGTGCGGGAGCCTGCGCGCCTGA
- a CDS encoding peroxisome targeting signal type 2 receptor, which produces MAAMLEFRTQGFNPYAVKYSPYCDARVAVAASSNFGIVGNGCLFALGLTAQGIQVEKTFNTNDALYDLAWSEINENQLVVAAGDGSLKLFDLGVHDFPVMNFHEHKREAFAVCWNPVTKDSFLSSSWDGTVKIWSPTRNHSIKTLPVGNCTYSAAFCPSNPALVSAVSSDSHLRIFDLRTPPSAKYHLVSVIPVHASGGQPAMSPPAEVLTHDWNKYNGTVVATGGVDRLIRTFDIRSPAAGPISVMQGHDYAVRRLAWSPHASDVLISASYDMTVRLWNDGSLQNQGPAVGPRAGHQLGLMNRHTEFVTGLDWCLFGAGGWVATVGWDERVLLWDANGFLRGH; this is translated from the exons ATGGCCGCGATGCTCGAATTCCGCACCCAAGGGTTTAATCCCTACGCGGTCAAGTACTCGCCATATTGCGACGCCCgcgtcgccgttgccgcctcGTCCAACTTTGGCATCGTCGGAAACGGCTGCCTCTTTGCCCTCGGCTTGACCGCCCAAGGCATTCAGGTAGAGAAGAC GTTCAACACCAACGATGCGCTCTACGATCTGGCCTGGTCCGAGATCAACGAAAACCAGCTGGTCGTcgcagccggcgacgggtcTCTCAAGCTCTTTGACCTGGGTGTCCACGACTTCCCCGTCATGAACTTTCACGAACATAAGCGGGAGGCATTTGCCGTCTGCTGGAACCCCGTCACAAAAGACAGCTTCCTGTCGAGCTCGTGGGACGGGACGGTCAAGATT TGGTCGCCGACGCGGAACCATTCCATCAAGACTCTGCCCGTCGGCAACTGCACGTACAGCGCCGCCTTCTGCCCCTCGAACcccgccctcgtctccgccgtctcctccgaCTCCCACCTTCGAATCTTCGACCTCCGAACACCACCTTCGGCCAAGTACCATCTAGTATCCGTCATCCCGGTCCATGCGTCCGGTGGCCAACCGGCGATGAGCCCTCCGGCAGAGGTCCTGACGCACGactggaacaagtacaacggcaccgtcgttgccaccggcggcgtcgacaggCTCATACGGACCTTTGACATCAGAagtcccgccgccggccccaTCTCCGTCATGCAGGGCCACGATTATGCCGTGCGCCGCTTAGCGTGGAGCCCGCACGCGAGTGACGTGCTGATCAGCGCCAGCTACGACATGACGGTACGGCTGTGGAACGATGGCTCTCTGCAAAACCAAGGACCCGCCGTCGGTCCCAGAGCAGGCCACCAGCTTGGCCTCATGAATCGGCATACCGAGTTTGTAACCGGCCTCGACTGGTGTCTGTTTGGAGCCGGCGGTTGggtcgccaccgtcggctGGGACGAGCGAGTCCTGCTCTGGGACGCCAACGGCTTCTTGAGAGGGCATTGA
- a CDS encoding ATP-dependent RNA helicase mss116 precursor, with product MLRQGFRRCAGLVGSAASTSVVRSCATLPAARHGIALLSRNRIPLRSIAIVSRGYGTQAADAEVQSNEATSTTTAPTDAEEVTRFADLGELGVHNNLLNAIIDDMGYDVMTPVQAKTIKPALKGTDIVAQAKTGTGKTIAFLLPLLQRMIEEDPSLALRKASRAARSDDIRGIVLSPTRELAEQIATEAKRLVQKTGLVVQSAVGGTHKGGMLRQTQREGCHLLVATPGRLDDLLRDPASGIDAPNLAALVLDEADRMLDVGFEKELNDIIDRLPSRDEKVRQTVLVSATIPDNVIRLARAMVRPDDFEFVQTISENDTLTHDRVPQHIVPVTSWANVFPSLFEFIDREDAKRREDRSMKPFKAIVYFNTTALVELAGELGFQRRRANLMKLPTFSIQSQLSQVQRTRAADMFRKTRAGVLFSSDVTARGMDFPDVTHVIQVDTPRDRESYIHRLGRTGRQQKEGEGWLLVPPMSLTSARRLLRGLPLQPDKTLEGAEADIETGELPKYHQETLELIQSIGKKSILNNAYTSLFGGQKMHREELLDDLNMCTTRGWGLSMPPAVSSSWARNQGLPPSKLNIQDGRRDDAEGGDFGRGRRFSSGSRWSDDRRSGDRRSGERRSSDPFAEMSRQAHRDTPPRSGGSSRHFGRSRW from the exons ATGCTCAGACAAGGATTCCGGCGGTGCGCCGGCCTTGTTGGCAGCGCTGCGTCGACTTCGGTCGTCCGCAGTTGTGCAACATTACCAGCAGCGCGACATGGCATCGCCTTGCTGTCCCGCAACCGTATCCCCTTGAGGAGCATCGCCATAGTTTCCCGAGGATATGGCACTCAAGCTGCCGATGCAGAAGTTCAGTCGAATGAGgctacctcgacgacgacggcgccaaccGACGCCGAAGAAGTAACGAGATTCGCCGACCTTGGGGAGCTTGGCGTTCACAACAACTTGCTCaacgccatcatcgacgatATGGGATACGATGTCATGACACCCGTCCAGGCAAAGACGATCAAGCCCGCCCTCAAAGGCACCGACAT CGTTGCTCAAGCCAAGACGGGAACCGGCAAGACCATAGCTTTCCTGCTGCCTCTCTTGCAGCGAATGATCGAGGAAGATCCCTCCCTGGCGTTGAGAAAGGCTTCGCGGGCCGCCCGATCCGACGATATTCGGGGCATTGTCCTGTCTCCCACCCgagagctcgccgagcagaTCGCGACCGAGGCCAAGCGCCTTGTGCAAAAAactggcctcgtcgtccagtcCGCCGTCGGAGGAACACACAAAGGTGGCATGCTGCGCCAGACACAGCGCGAAGGCTGCCATCTCCTCGTTGCCACGCCGGGGCGCCTGGATGACTTGCTGCGCGATCCCGcgagcggcatcgacgccccGAACCTGGCCGCCCTGGTgttggacgaggccgaccgCATGCTGGACGTTGGCTTCGAAAAGGAGTTGAACGACATCATCGACCGCCTCCCCAGCCGGGATGAAAAGGTTCGCCAGACCGTGCTGGTGTCGGCGACCATTCCCGACAACGTCATCCGCCTCGCACGTGCCATGGTTCGGCCCGATGATTTTGAGTTTGTCCAGACGATTTCCGAGAACGACACTCTCACCCACGACCGAGTCCCCCAGCACATCGTCCCCGTCACGTCGTGGGCCAACGTTTTCCCCAGCCTGTTCGAGTTCATCGATCGGGAGGATGCCAAGAGACGCGAGGACCGCAGCATGAAGCCCTTCAAGGCCATCGTTTACTTCAACACAACCGCCCTCGTGGAACTCGCAGGCGAGTTGGGATTTCAGAGACGACGCGCCAACCTCATGAAGCTCCCCACCTTCTCCATCCAATCCCAGCTCAGCCAGGTCCAGCGAACGAGAGCCGCCGACATGTTCCGGAAGACACGAGCCGGCGTCCTCTTCTCCTCCGACGTCACCGCCCGCGGCATGGATTTCCCCGACGTGACCCACGTCATCCAAGTCGACACTCCCCGCGACCGCGAGTCGTACATTCACCGTCTGGGCCGTACTGGCAGACAGCAaaaggagggcgagggctGGCTCCTCGTCCCGCCCATGTCGCTGACCAGCGCGAGGAGGCTCCTGAGAGGTCTTCCCCTCCAGCCCGACAAGACGCTCGAgggtgccgaagccgacaTCGAGACGGGCGAGCTGCCCAAGTACCACCAGGAGACGCTCGAGCTTATCCAGTCCATCGGCAAGAAGTCGATTCTAAACAACGCGTACACGTCCCTCTTTGGAGGACAGAAGATGCACCGGGAAGAGCTCCTCGATGACCTGAACATGTGCACTACCCGCGGCTGGGGTTTGAGCATGCCTCCGGCCGTGTCCTCGTCGTGGGCACGCAACCAGggcttgccgccgtcgaagctGAACATccaagacggccgtcgcgacGACGCAGAGGGTGGTGATTTTGGGCGCGGAAGGCGTTTCAGCTCCGGCTCTCGTTGGTCCGACGACAGGCGGTCGGGTGACAGGCGGTCGGGTGAGAGGCGGTCGTCGGATCCCTTCGCCGAGATGAGTCGCCAGGCCCATCGGGACACCCCTCCCCGCTCCGGCGGCTCCAGCCGCCACTTTGGGCGATCAAGGTGGTAG
- a CDS encoding inner centromere protein — translation MAAMRGPRLQVGSAAWIAEERSSALQIVQSEVEEFSFSARNELEWLNEHMASIFDENETNIAETFKTPGKLRGKTPRTVRRNPDESRVPLSDVFAPTLNGTTNATGYTSYAQSRTLPSTVPPTIARKPVPSERHPVTHDSGYFGSQEVAPMNIHLDSDFSDTQDMRNDANWRAVTNVPTRDSPVRSPKKTSQMAREEVKTRILDEAATNSTESSAQAHAEGPEEEVDVIFTSTPAAVNTVARPEAIQPQPQASESNVDQHMEEAQSPSDLSSPVRTMVRKSSLNFASLPAREPLAAGKSTGARASRTSHLDHIRTSYYSRPTGEKSLGSLAKPENGESGNADKMDVDEEIPAEQNSLVTSHTKTYTQRLQDQINMLGKSQPTNTSQLKPVSIASASQQPKTPAFQSPSHVQRPAVQTTPGAFPVDDDDDDWIEPPATVGGHSEARRGLPKSYSADVMEDIQGKDTIGGDDFCERPAQHPYSLGLSKSVSVLTVPTMHSAVDPDLQLAPRAISVSNPTLVTQSEMPQIRSESPSRPFRESPLKQVKNKLSSILKMKSARGVVPTEGKLMMSPSVKRSGVQQDAPSASALSQAPHSHGLTGPASPTKPVARRTRASVEKEKEEKRREKEAKRAEEQNDKLERVREKEREKAHIFVQEQEKIAEMEQQVASKKNGEKPVIRETPKPTRTSPRKAKADEDEAPRAVDKEIEMEDAPPTVPLPSASRSVGPSQAAARSKEIKRPIKPSKEAQTRTRQAPTVIRVNTGSLHSQYHPSSRVSAVSHESASSSSTQSQHQSVSKSSKASLHGKPSTQGLRHAMSVSRPKVLDLAAKKKEQDEREAQRRREAKAEMERKRAAAQEEQRKQEQQRRQEAERQKQQQERELSSSQTDSKTAAQRKAAIEKAKQTRAPPPAVRPPSRMTSNLQRSQDETSRPVNAVLSNAGKTGTKRALGPERDEHQTAKRAPSRGGPAYQATEAKRRRTSEGFDGDGETGHTRNIKGPPVRPSGGYMKDMPAKSLYGYTNAPPSATRDLFKATVTAQHNSHIKAAHPLDMAQISKGAIPFAPSAPATGSFKTPARAGAYTANTAKSTAKAAPRSSPRFQNGESIELPEIETDDDDEDEDESHGLVAAWADSPDLRRALMRQETMDPSQVFGPPAPLNMEEVFSKSKDKWHKFRARTSSANWSGADRLTEEDIRKDLAARDKLRREGGWSYDMSRELL, via the exons ACGTTTTCGCCCCTACCCTCAATGGAACGACGAATGCTACGGGGTACACTAGTTATGCTCAGTCAAGAACCTTGCCGAGCACAGTCCCGCCGACCATTGCCAGAAAGCCGGTCCCTTCGGAGAGACATCCGGTGACCCACGATTCAGGATATTTTGGAAGTCAGGAGGTTGCTCCCATGAACATTCATCTGGACTCAGACTTTAGCGATACCCAAGATATGCGCAACGACGCCAACTGGCGTGCCGTAACCAATGTACCAACACGAGACAGCCCGGTCCGATCACCCAAAAAGACCTCTCAAATGGCTCGGGAGGAAGTCAAGACGCGAATCCTTGATGAGGCCGCGACCAACTCGACAGAATCTTCCGCACAAGCACACGCAGAAGGTCCCGAAGAAGAGGTAGATGTGATTTTCACGTCAACACCGGCAGCGGTGAACACAGTTGCTCGGCCCGAGGCCATTCAACCGCAACCGCAGGCATCCGAATCCAACGTCGATCAGCATATGGAAGAAGCGCAATCGCCATCAGATTTGTCCAGCCCGGTGAGAACGATGGTTCGAAAAAGCAGCCTCAATTTTGCGTCACTTCCTGCCAGAGAACCGCTCGCAGCTGGAAAGAGTACTGGGGCACGCGCATCAAGAACGAGCCATTTGGACCACATCAGGACAAGCTACTACAGCAGACCAACGGGAGAAAAGAGCTTGGGCAGCCTTGCGAAACCTGAAAACGGCGAGAGTGGAAATGCAGACAAGATGGATGTTGACGAGGAAATACCTGCAGAGCAAAACAGCTTGGTGACGAGCCACACGAAGACTTATACGCAAAGGCTCCAGGATCAGATCAATATGCTCGGCAAGTCACAGCCAACCAACACGAGCCAGTTGAAACCAGTGTCCATTGCATCAGCATCGCAACAACCAAAGACCCCCGCTTTCCAATCCCCATCCCACGTTCAAAGGCCAGCTGTTCAGACCACTCCTGGCGCGTTTCCGgtagacgatgacgacgacgattggATTGAGCCTCCTGCGACAGTCGGTGGCCATTCCGAAGCTCGACGTGGGCTTCCGAAGAGCTACTCTGCAGATGTGATGGAGGATATCCAAGGCAAAGATACGATTGGGGGGGACGACTTTTGCGAGCGCCCCGCGCAGCATCCTTACAGCCTTGGACTCAGCAAGTCTGTATCTGTGTTGACCGTCCCGACCATGCACTCAGCGGTAGATCCAGATTTGCAACTCGCTCCAAGGGCTATCTCTGTTTCCAACCCGACCTTGGTAACGCAATCGGAAATGCCGCAAATCCGATCTGAATCACCGTCCCGACCCTTCCGCGAGAGTCCGCTTAAGCAAGTCAAGAATAAGCTGTCTTCAATACTGAAGATGAAGAGCGCACGAGGTGTGGTTCCTACCGAGGGAAAATTGATGATGTCTCCATCCGTGAAGCGTTCCGGAGTCCAACAAGACGctccatcggcatcggctcTCTCCCAGGCGCCACATTCTCACGGTCTGACCGGACCGGCTAGCCCTACAAAGCCGGTCGCGCGACGGACTAGAGCTTCTGTGGAAAAGGAGAAGGAAGAAAAACGTCGCGAGAAAGAAGCGAAGCGTGCAGAAGAGCAGAATGACAAGCTTGAGAGGGTCCGCGAAAAGGAAAGGGAGAAAGCGCACATATTTGTCCAAGAGCAGGAGAAGATTGCGGAGATGGAGCAGCAAGTTGCCTCGAAGAAGAATGGAGAAAAGCCAGTGATACGGGAGACACCGAAGCCGACACGGACGAGCCCCCGAAAAGCcaaggcggacgaggacgaggctcCCAGAGCTGTTGACAAGGAGATAGAGATGGAAGATGCACCCCCTACAGTGCCTCTGCCGAGTGCATCTCGGTCTGTCGGACCCAGCCAAGCTGCTGCTCGGAGCAAGGAAATCAAGCGACCTATCAAGCCAAGCAAGGAGGCCCAGACCAGAACCAGGCAGGCCCCCACAGTCATCAGGGTCAACACTGGTTCTCTTCACTCTCAGTACCACCCTTCCAGTAGGGTCTCGGCTGTCTCCCACGAATCTGCAAGTTCCTCCAGTACCCAATCGCAGCATCAATCAGTCAGCAAGTCGAGCAAAGCATCGTTGCACGGGAAGCCATCGACACAAGGTCTGCGTCATGCCATGTCTGTCAGTCGACCCAAAGTTTTGGATTTGGCcgcgaagaagaaggagcaAGATGAGCGCGAAGCCCAGCGTCGACGCGAAGCCAAAGCTGAAATGGAGCGAAAACGGGCGGCAGCGCAGGAAGAGCAACGGAAACAAGAGCAGCAGCGCCGTCAGGAGGCAGAAaggcagaagcagcagcaggagcgCGAATTATCCTCTTCCCAGACCGACAGCAAGACTGCCGCCCAGAGGAAAGCGGCGATCGAGAAGGCGAAGCAGACGAGAGCTCCCCCACCTGCGGTTCGACCGCCGTCTCGGATGACATCCAACCTGCAGCGTTCGCAGGATGAGACGAGCCGGCCGGTCAATGCTGTTCTTTCCAACGCCGGAAAAACGGGCACGAAGCGCGCGCTTGGACCGGAGCGAGACGAGCACCAGACGGCCAAGCGTGCCCCGTCGCGAGGGGGTCCGGCGTACCAAGCGACTGAAGCCAAGCGACGTCGGACAAGCGAAGggttcgacggcgatggcgaaaCTGGACACACGCGCAACATAAAGGGACCTCCAGTGCGACCATCCGGTGGCTACATGAAG GATATGCCGGCAAAGTCTTTGTACGGCTACACCAATGCACCACCCAGCGCGACCCGAGACTTGTTCAAAGCTACCGTCACTGCGCAGCACAACAGTCATATCAAGGCGGCGCACCCGTTGGACATGGCGCAGATCTCCAAGGGTGCCATTCCATTCGCACCCAGCGCTCCTGCCACTGGCTCCTTCAAGACTCCCGCTCGGGCCGGGGCGTACACGGCAAACACGGCGAAGTCAACAGCCAAGGCGGCACctcggtcgtcgccgcggtTTCAAAATGGCGAGTCCATTGAGCTTCCCGAGATTGAAacggatgacgatgacgaggacgaggacgagtccCACGGCTTGGTGGCTGCGTGGGCAGATTCCCCCGACCTTCGACGGGCCCTCATGCGCCAGGAGACTATGGATCCATCTCAGGTATTTGGGCCACCGGCACCGCTGAACATGGAGGAGGTCTTCAGCAAGAGCAAGGACAAGTGGCACAAGTTCCGTGCCAGGACGTCCAGCGCGAACTGGAGCGGCGCCGATCGACTGACGGAAGAGGATATCAGAAAGGACTTGGCAGCGCGCGACAAGCTGCGACGCGAGGGAGGGTGGTCCTACGATATGAGCCGGGAATTGTTATAA